The Alligator mississippiensis isolate rAllMis1 chromosome 14, rAllMis1, whole genome shotgun sequence DNA segment cccccccctcccacccccccattaAAGAAAACCCGTGTCGCAGATTCGGTTGTTTGTTTGGGGATTATTTTCTCCATTTGTTCCCTCCTTTGAGGTCCTCTCCAAAACAAAAATGtgctttaatttcattttgaaaatggcacGAAGCAAAGATTAGACTTGGCCGACAACTCTGTCTCTTCCCCTGTTTTTTCTTGTGTCTTTTGtcccccacccaccttccccctgtgCACTGAAGCTGTGTCAGGCTCACACATGTCCCCACGTGCCAATGTATAACGTGTTATGTAACCAAGTTGTTTATCCTAGTTAATGCAGATGGGCTGTATGTCGCTGCCGCGGAGCAGAGCGGTTGAACAAACAAAAGCCACATTCCTTATGCCGTTACCTAACGGAGCCTGCTGGACTGGACGCAAGCTTCTCCGCACATGGGTGGAGGGGTTGGCCCtcggttttttttaatgtctttatgCTGTAGAAACAGGTTCCAAAGAAAACAATTGTGGGCGGGGGCCCAGAGTTGAGAAACTGCCTTCAAAGAGCTTCAGGGTTGCCAGCAGCTGTGAGTGACTTTGCTGAACACTTGACTATTACCAGCTATTTCGTGCTGTTAGCTCTGCACAAGGTTGACATTTGCTGGGGGCGTGCAGTTGGGGCCATACACACAGCACTGCCAAACCTGCGGCCGTCTAGAGATGCCCGGAGGCAAGGCAGCAGGCTGGCATGCTCCAAAcctgggcaggcagagggagcaagcTGCTTTGTGCTTAAAGACCCTCCAGGGTCtgaattttttaacaagaatgagGATGtctttcccccttttctcccagCCTTTGTGAGGCCACATCCCAAGATCCTTTCCTCGTGGTTGACAGGAAGCTGCCTGGCATCATTTCTCTGGCTCCCGCCATCCCAAAGCATTCGGCAGTTTTGGACACTTTCCCTACTGCCTGTGGCCTAGGTGGGCTGGACGCTGGTTGAGCTTGGGGGCAGGTGCACAGGAGAAGGGCTCGTTCTGAATCCCAAAGGATCCTGCAGCCAAGGAGACAGAAGGGGATGGCATTTCTGGGGCTCAAGATCTGTTTGATGACATCCTGGCTGGTACTGTGCCTCCCACTTGTTCACTCATCTCCCTTTCCCAGTCACTCAACTTCCTTCCCAGCAATTAATATTTTACCTAATTAGCACATCGTGCTATTCCCATCATTATAATGAATTGTTTGTATTGCAAGAGCACTTAGGAGCCCCGACCATCGCCCTTTTGTGCTAGGTGCTATGTAGACACAGAACGCAAATGGTCCTTACCAGTTTCCTAATTCCAACCTTTATCTCTAGACAAGGTTTAGAGAGATCTGCTTGCAGGTTGGGGACTTCTGCAGTGGTCCCAAGCCCATGTCTTGGTCCACAGAGAGATGGCTCCAGTTCCTTTACTTTGCTAGCCACTTCCACAGGTCTCCAGGTCCTTTATTGTAAAGGAGGAGCTAGCTCCGTGGTGGTGACTCCTCCAGTAGGTGAGAGGAAACAGGCACCACCTTTTGGGTGTGTGACTGCCAGAGGAAAAGGGTTGTTTAAGTTCAGACGTCTTCTCAACTGTGTCCTGTGGACACATGCCAGGTAGGCTTAAGCTGAGAGGATGTTTGAGTTGTCTGCGATGTAGTTATACTCAAAATGGACAGGACTCTGTCGTACTTGGCTGTTCAGGGCAAGAAAAGCAGCTACACTTTAGACTTGCATAAAACGGCAATTGTGTGCCTGCAGAACTGTGTTCACTGGTAAGGATGGTCCTCCCCAAAATGCTATGATCCAGAGGAAGACACTACTCAGACCATGTTGGAGTGGAGAGAAAATTCCCCAGGTGACGAACAACTCCATCGTTCAGGAAGTAAACACGGTCAGAAAGTGATTGGATAATTAGGAAGATATAGCAGGTCCTGATGGTGAAAAGAGATTTGTAGGTAGAATAAAGTGTGTGTAAATGCATGTGAAGGCTCAAGGGGATGAATGGAGCAGAGCCCCCTTGAAATGAGGCACACGTGTCTACCAGGCAATGATTGAAACAACCTACCAGTGCCCCCCCGCATGTAATCCATTGTTACTTGGGTCTCCTGTCTGTTGCTAACTGTTGTACCTTTGTAATTAAAAGCAGAAGGTGTATTGGGGGCTGGGGAGGTATGAGGGGCAGGACAGCACAGACAGGATATAAGCAGACCTTGGGATTCATTTACAGCATGAGAAAAAGTTAGCAATACTCTGACCCTGAGACTGTTGTTCCccaaaggcagcagaaggggctGCGATGGGGATGCAGTGCAATCACGTGCTGAGATCGCAGATGGGACGGGAGTTCTCCGCCAGGCAGGCTGTCCAGAAAGATGTGCTCTCTGCTGTCACGGGATCTGGGGAACCCTTTGCTGACACCTCATTATTATTAGCTATGGGAGCACTCGTGATGTCGGAGCATAGCATGAGACACGGTCCTTCCCTCATAGAGCCTGTGCCTGAGTTCTGGAGACGAAAGGAGCAGCGGGGACAACTGCAATGTCCCACCCAGATCCCAGGGCCTTGCCTGCCTCATGCATCATGAGTACAGCCCATGCCAGATCTGATATTAGAAATCGTAACCCAGTGTTTCTGCTTGCTGTTCAATGGCTGGTTGGttcctccctagctgcagctgcaggctggtggCAGGTGCAATGAGCTACGTGTccatttggggtttgtttggaaAGTGCTCGGGCATCTTTTGGAAGGGGTGTGGAAGTAAATAGTCACAGGGTCTCCTGTAGGATCATGGCCATGTTTTAGGTCTGaaatcaacagcagcagcaggaccaagAGAGGGAGCTCCTGTGATTGTGGAGAAATTAAAGGGATTTCACTCTCAAGGTCAGTCTCAAGGACTGGGCACAGCTTACTCGTCAGTCCCTGAAGCAACATTCCCCTTCCATCAGTGACATTACGTGGGAAGGGTGTGTTCCACGGGGCTCTGAAACGTATTCTAATAAAGATAAATTTCCTCCCCCTAATCTCAGCCTTTGGGTGTTCCTTGTTTTGGGAAGTGCTTTAAATCTGTCTGCCAGAGACATGGACTGCTAAAGCCAGAGACTGACTGCCACAATGCTGAGCTCAGATCTTCCTCGCGTTCTGCTGCTGCTCACGGCcgtggagctgagctgggggtCCCTTAGTGATGAAGACGAGAGGATGATTTTGCAGATGCACAATCTCTACCGCTCTCAGgtttccccacctgctgcagacATGCAGAAGTTGGTAAGTGTCCCGTGGAAACTTTGGGGTCTTCCTGCGCCAGGCTAGTGATGGTCTTCTGTATGGTGGTAAGAGAATCCTTTTGCAACTGGATATGAAGGGTCTCTTATATGTTGAAACAAAATCTTGTATATTATTGCAATGGGGTGGAAGGGGATCTTCTCCATAGTATTTGATGTCAGTGGGATTTGGGTGTTTCctgcatttccttttaaaataagagTATCCTTTGTCTtctgaaaatgtaattttaaagatGCCTTCAGGTTCACAAATGTAATTGAATTAACTAGAGATCCAGGGGCATGATGGCATTTCTTTTCCCACTAGAACTCCCTGGCTGAGCTATGTAGGGTGCACAGTTAATGGAAATTGCTTCAGTGAAGAAATTGCAAGAAGCAAATGACCAAACTTTAAATTCAGTGGCCAGAGCAATGAAATCCTGCCTGAGATCTGGTAGCAGCGCGTTGTGCAGTCCAGCGCACGTCACTATTAAATGCTTTCGATCATGAATAGACTTTGTTCTCCAGAGAGTGAAATACAAAACTGAACCCCAAGCACCAAATTTCTTACTGGATTTTGTCTCTAGTGAGTTCTTAATACTAGGTGCTGCTCTCACAATACTCCTGACGGGTGGGTTCAATGCAAAAGGATCATCCCCTGTTTCACAATAGGGAAACCGAGGCATGAAGGCGTAACTTATCCCAGGTCGCGCATGAAGACGTAACTTATCCCGGGTCGCACAGGGTGTATAATCTTTACAACCTCTGCTGCGATCTGAGCACTGAGAGCCAAGCCCCACCACCCGCTTGCACTCGAGGTGCAATGTAGAGCAGGAACCATAGAGCAGGGCTTGTGTCTCAAAGGCAGGCTTGAAATTGCGCACAGAAAGAGTCACGGTGGCGATTGAACTAGGAACGGGAAATCGGTCTtgcaggcccctgctctaacCGCTAGAGGGTGCTGCTACTTGGGTCCGAATCCTTGATTCCATTAAGACAATGGCAACTGGTGAATTAATACTTGCACCAGGCTTTGAAGGTGGAGGGTGCTGGCTGCTGATGTCTGCAACACTTCCCCCTGCAGCTGGTTCGTTATCATAATTTGACTCTTAGATCCTGCCAACACACAAGTTACCCTGTGTTAACTCCACTTTTGCGTGCAAACAAAACCCAAGTTACCTTCTCACTGCTTTTAGTTCAGGGATAACGGTTTGAAAAGCCCCCAAATGATTTAAGGACCCACgtcccatttttgaaaatgtaggcaCGTGGAGTCCAGATCCTCAAGCGTATTCAGGCACCTAACTCAGTGGGATGAGCTCAGTGGGGGTTAGGAGCCTAAAAACCTCTGAGGGCTCAGGCCCCCTGACCTGTTTCCTTCTCACAAGGGACTTGGGCACTTAAGAAACAATGATTCTTAGGTTCCTGAGTAACTGAGAGTGATGTTGATCATTTCCCCGCTAGGTGCTTAATGAACCATGTTGTCTATTGTTTGTAATGCCCATCTGCATAACAACAAGGACCTTTAAATGCAGtcctatttgtttaaaaaaaaacctagttGCAAGCCAGTTTCCAgggcagaggcaaggattttagCTAAGATGAAAAACTGATCATTCTGGATTCTAGGCTTGCTCTGAGTTGTGTTTCTGGCCCGACTGTAACTGGGGGATGTGCAGTGCACAAGCCAGCCCTGCATTTTGTGCTATAAAATGTAAGGGTAAAATCTTTGTGACCTGCTGCTAGTCAGTAGCTGAGGTTTTTTCTGTAGCACGGGGAGTGTTTGTAAGCCACTTGGCCTAGAAACAGTCCTGGCAGTCCCCTATAAACACCCTGTTTCTACACGGCTCTCGCCTCCATCTGGATTCTTATGGCTCTTTTTCCCTTGGAGAAATAAGATCTGTGCCTGAGTTCACCTGCTTCTGTAGCCAACCCCCCCGCTCTGAAGTCACCCTCTGCTTCTGTTTGGGACAGCAGAGCTGGTTGCCATGGAAATAGCTATTCAATGGGCATGCGCAGGCCAAAACCATATTTTTGGATGAAGCGACTAATGCAGAAGTTGAGTTTTCTGCCTGTGGAACCGAGCCCCATgcaacagggagggagggagggagggatagcACAGCCCTGAAGTCGGGTCTGCAGCCAGCACCACAGACCCGGCTCTGTGCTGATGCGGTGGGGAGCaagcatccccatgctttaaacctgccccctcttctccctctgaCAGGCCCGGCTCAGACCTGACTGTGCTACATAAAGAAAAAGGAGCCCCCTCAGCCTACAGTCCCTCTTtcaccccaccacctgccctgaagATCTGATGGGGATCTTGGTAGCACAGTGGGTGCCTCTTCTCCAAACCTTCCTCCTCTGCTTGGGCTCTGATGCATAGGAAACAGGGATTGGGTTATAGCATCATCATGCCAACTACAGTTACTACCCCTGCCACTGGGCCCCAAGCGTGGCCCTGCCAAGTGCTTTTGGTCCTAAATGGAGACTAccatcttccttttctttcagcAGCCTCTAGCTCACTCCTCAGCCATGGGCTAGCATAAGTCCATTTTGCATGCCTGGGTGGCATTCCCGCCTGCCATGCCCTCCCTCCTGGTTGGACTCCAGAGAAACTGCTGCCTCTTTTTAATGCTGTGAGAATGGAGCAAGCAGCTGCTTCGCAGGGTCCCCTTCATCCCTCCCCTGCATGAAAACATCTCCCTTTCTTTCCTAGTAACCGGCTTAGCAggatggagctcagctgggcaagATGCTGCTGTCAGTCGAGGCACTGGAGCACTTCCTTAGCAGGAAGCTGTCAGGCTGAATCTCCGTTCCAGCCCGTGCACCGCAGGGCCTTGCACAGCCGTGAAACTGGGCATGTCTCTTTGGTTTGTCCTGTTCCTCCCAGTCAGCCTAGTTACCAGTTTAAGCAGGAGTCTTGGGACTGCTGCCCTCCTTCCCAGCAAGCTACCTCTCTTCTCTGTACCTCAGCATCCCCCTCTGTTCAACAGGGTTATATCCTGACTGGCCAGAGATGCTTTGGATCCAACACTGGAAGTGCCTGTCAGGCTGTTGCTATTTGATTGTAGTCTGTTGGCAATCAGGATTTTACCCAAGTCCCATTCATGTTGGTCCCCGTGAATGTCAGTGGCGTGCGGGTACTGCGTTCTCCTAGGCACATTTGGAAATCCCTGCATACAGCATTTTaaaggccccaatcctgcaactGGACTCCACtggtcccacccctcctgccctacCTGTGCCACTGATGGGGATGAatgggagagtgtgtgtgtgtgtgtccaaggGCCCAATCCATGCTCCCAGTGACTGGATCCCATCTAAGGACTTCTATTCCTGTCTTCCAACATCCTGATGGTGACTTTGGGCTTGTTCCAGAGCTGGGACCCAGACCTTGGCACCTTTGCTAAGGCCTACGCAGAGAAGTGCATCTGGGACCACAACAAAGACCGTGGCCGGCGAGGTGAGAACCTCTTTATCATGATGGAggagctggacctgcagctggccATGGAGGACTGGCACAGCGAGTACCAGTACTACAACCTCACCACCACCAAGTGTGCCACGGGGCGCATGTGTGGCCACTACACCCAGGTACCTGGATCCAGGGCATCTGAGGGGCcttgtggggatggggcaggagctgtccctGGGACTCGATCCCCCCCTAGTCTTAGTGAATGTTCTCAGATGCCAGGGCAATGGACACAGCATACAGACCTcagtagaaaagaagagagatggATGATGCTAAGCACAAATTACATAGTTATGGGGCATAGTGAACAGATTCTCATCATTAGAGATCTGGTGGATAGGAGCCCTTGGGATGACGAGCCTTTAAAGCAACCTATGTATTCGAATGCAGCCCTCTGGTTACTCAGAACACTTTGGTATCAACTCCTGAGCGCACACCATTAGGGATGGGAGCA contains these protein-coding regions:
- the PI16 gene encoding peptidase inhibitor 16 isoform X2, which codes for MLSSDLPRVLLLLTAVELSWGSLSDEDERMILQMHNLYRSQVSPPAADMQKLSWDPDLGTFAKAYAEKCIWDHNKDRGRRGENLFIMMEELDLQLAMEDWHSEYQYYNLTTTKCATGRMCGHYTQVVWANTLRIGCGAHFCETVEGIEERDMHLLVCNYEPPGNIRGRKPYREGSPCSLCPEDYKCINSMCGAKETEDISPDLTHKDGHQPKTSSASNILELSFLLLASSLLRALLL